The Culex quinquefasciatus strain JHB chromosome 2, VPISU_Cqui_1.0_pri_paternal, whole genome shotgun sequence genome contains the following window.
CAGTGTTAGTTCCTGCTTTGGTACGGAGATGACAGAAAAAGTGTTTTGAGAAAGTGACAGAAAAAGTGTTCTGAGAAagttcaaattattgaaaagttcAATATTTGCCAGGAGCTACAAGGCTACGCGACGCGGTTCAAGAATGTTGAACCAGTATTTTTCATCTCCCGGTGAGTTTGTTCCGAACTGAAGAGAGAGCCGTCAAGACAGCAGAGTGTGAGAAATGAGTAACTGAGTTACTTGTCACACGGGCCTCTACTGTAGCCTGTGCCTAAACAATGAGTGCCATCACAGTGTGGCCAAAcgtctttttttaattatttccttATTACAATTATTCTTACGATTATATTTCATTAATTCTGAGCGGATTCGCTAATTAGAATTTCGCTTATGCGAAGTATTCATATGTCTTCGTTAGTTTTCCAATGATGTTTGTATTTCAACccctttgtttttaattttccgaGCACTGTTTTGATGATTATGATAGCGAATCCGCTCAGTAATCAtattatcaattattttattgtttgaaaCCATATTACATTATTATTGTATTACTTATATATGATAACATTATATGCCATATTCCAATCTATTAACCAATTTTCCTTTCAGCATACTCACTGCACAATACACTAAACACACTCCACACCAAATTGAAACTATtaatcggagcgtttggtacggtatgtccacgcatccttcctcccctgtagattctgtgaaatgtgatccgttctcagaatcctctctgcggtaaacacaacgcagtagggctggccgctttaatttttgtaatacattttcgggtgttctcgattgtactgcaattattaataatgacaagaaaagtgcttggggcgttatctaatcacaagactttccagcatgctttcatcggactggctgtgtttgtgttagattagattagattagattagattagaatcaaCGTCATCGATGTCGttgatcgttgatttaaacgtaatcgtaattgcagccatcgttgatttaatcgtcaacgtcaacggagtcgttgatttaaacggcgttgatcaacgcgttgattatcgataatcaacgagttgatcaacggcgttctattatagttttctagagttttatgaggaaagaacgattttttcataaatgtattGATTGGGAAACATTCTCATATAGATGTGACATGGTTGTTCGAGGATCCGAGTGTACCAAGATGACCGAAGTGACCTGATTTTAAACCGTAATTTAAGCCTTAGCTAATTACTGGTCACTTTCATCTCCACTTTGGTTCCCAAGTCCAACCAGGATTTTTCTTATGTAAATGACACCGAGGACGGACGGGAACCGAGATATGGTCGGATTAACACCGGAATTATTGTTCCGGCGGGTTCAGTAAGAGTCTCGCATGGCTAAATAACgacagaatttgtttttctatgatACAATACTGAATTGACCGCATGACCCATGTTCCAGAACCCAGATTGAGATCGGCCaagatgtcaaacttcatgacaGACCGGAGTAGCCTACTGTTGGTGATCAATGAGTTTCGATTGAACCCCACGAGAAAAATCTTTCGTGTGGTGCCGAAAACCGATCGCAGTAggtcataaatattttgtttactcTTTGAATACTAGCAGGTAGCTACTCCGGTCtgtcatgaagtttgacatcttGGCCGATCTCAATCTGGGTTCTGGAACATGGGTCATGCGGTCAATTCAGTATTGTatcatagaaaaacaaattctgtcGTTATTTAGCCATGCGAGACTCTTACTGAACCCGCCGGAACAATAATTCCGGTGTTAATCCGACCATATCTCGGTTCCCGTCCGTCCTCGGTGTCATTTACATAAGAAAAATCCTGGTTGGACTTGGGAACCAAAGTGGAGATGAAAGTGACCAGTAATTAGCTAAGGCTTAAATTTCGGTTTAAAATCCGGTCACTCTTGGTACACCCGGATCCCCGAACAACCATGTCACATCTATTTGAGAATGTTTcccaatcaatacatttttggaaaaatcgttcTTTCCTCATAAAACTCAAGAAAACTATAAAAGAACGCCGTTGACCAActcgttgattatcgataatcaacgcgttgatcaacgccgtttaaatcaacgactccgttgacattgacgattaaatcaacgatggctgcgattacgattacgtttaaatcaacgatcaaCGACATCGATGATATAAACGCCGTTGATTTCAATGATTAACAGCATTGGtaattatattttaagcatTCAAAGAATTTCTCTTCGTGATTTGCACAGCATGTTCAAACGCTAGCTTCATCGTCACATCGTGCCGGAACCGAACATCTTCCGGTTTAATTTTAGTGCTAAACTGAAAATGTCGCACCAGGTGCACCATCATAACCTTCATTGCTGTCTGGGCGTAGCGCCATCCtggaatcaaataaaaatagttaGTTATTCAGTGTAATACAACCAAAATTAGTGAACTACCAAAACAAATTCTCTTCCCCCCGCTGAACGGCAAAAATCCAAACGAGTGCCGCTGCCTGACACGCTCCTCGGAGAAGTTCTCCGGGTCAAACCGATCCGCGTCCGGACCCCAAACGTCCTTCCGGCGGTGCAGCGCCTCGATGCTCATTACAAACGTCTGCCCCGGCGGAACGCGTACACCATCGAGCTCGATTTCGGCAATGTTCTGGCGAGCTACCATCGGTCCCGCCGGCCAGTAGCGTAGAATTTCGTTCAGAAACATCTCTGTGTAACGCAGTTGTTTCAGCATCTCGGGAGAAAAATCCATCGCGGGATTGTCCAACGGGTAAAGTTCGGATATTTCCTCAAAGAGGCGGTTCTGCATGTCCGGGTAAAATGACATCAGCAGACAAGCGTGGGCCGTTATGGTACCGCTGGTGTCAATAGCCTGGAGGAAATAGAAACATTATAGCGTCCTCCATTATGGCAAAGTGGCGTTCCACCTACCCCAGTAATAATCGCGTACATGTTATGAGTAAGTTCCGTGTCGTCGAAGACTTTTCCGTCGTTGAATACCTTCAGAATCTCGTCGACGAACACCTTTGGCTTACCGGAGGTGTCGTTTTCCTCCTCTGTATCATCACTGTCGTTATCACTACTGATCAGAAATTGCTTTCTTTCTTTCGAAAGCTGAAAACAATTGATTCAAAATGGGAATGAGTGATACgagaaattttgacagttcaaaattatttttttttccgtgtcggaACTCACCTTCAGCAAAAAGTCACAGACAATTTTGCTAGCTTCAGAGACCTCCTTGAAGTAATTTGTCATTCGGTAGACCACATCCGGATACAAATATGGAGTAATCATCCGCTTTGATGCCACTTCCTGTATCCTAGACGAAAACAGAACCAATCTTAAAACAAAGTCTACACACCACATTTTCGCTCTCAAGACGCACTTGTCCAACCCTTCCTTGAACTCTTTCTTGCCCGGTCTGTCGAGACCGTCAACTCCGAGCGTGGTCTCGCAGGCTGCCTCCAGGAAGGTCAACCCGGTGTACTTGTGAATGTCGATCGTTTCACCATCCTCACAAAGGTTCAAACTGTCCACCGTTTTTCGACAATATTTCACAAATATCGGAATGAAACTGTTGACGACCTTTTGGTTCATAGTCGAATTAAGTCGCTTCCGGAGTCCCTTCCAGTAGTGATCTGGAAAAAAGACGCAGAAGTCAACAACCCACCATTCCAAGCTTTTACTAAATCATACACTTTGAAGTAAACAATCCCAGCTCGAACCCCACGAAACGGTACAGAAACGGCTTCTCCAGGCAATCCGGGCTCATCAGTATCTTCTGGATCAAATCCGGATGACTGGTCAACAGCAGAAGCTTGGGCCCAGCCCATGCCTTGGAGATACGATCGCACTCTTGAAACGTTTCCTTGATCAGATCGGTCCGCTGCAAGTCGGTCATTCCGACCACCTTCAGGGTGTTCCCAATCAACGGGTACGCCGGATACACCGATGGCCACCTGTCGGCGAATTTGTACTGCTTCCGGTGCAGCCAGTACAGAAGTCCCGTTAGGACGGAGATGATCGCCGTTAACAGCAGAAGAACCATCGTGGCTTTACGTTAAGATGTTTATCGGGTGAAATGCAGCAATCTACTGAAAGTTTCGTTTTCAACGGAGAAAGAAGCATTAGTAGAAGGGCGTGATATTTTAATTTGGAATGTTTAGCAGTAAATTAACACCTCATACTAAAACTACTTTCACTGTACAATGCTTGGTTTTGATTTCAATTAGATAGTAAATACTATTGATATCTTCAGTAGcagtatttgaaaatttttgatcatttttccaACATAACTTAGCAAATGTTATCCCGGCTGAGAACAAAAAGCTGAGTTAAAAAGTCAATTAAAAATTCCTACAAACTTAACAATCTCTCAATTTGAACAAAGAACGACAAGTGTGACAACAGAGAGTCCAGCTATTTTTTTCTGCGGGTTGAGAAAAcagcaattttttgcttgttttaacACACACGTCAATCGCCTTTGCGTTGGTGTCTTCCGAAAAGTTGTAAAGCTACTCATTCCAAACAATTTTGATATGGTTATTTAGAAATGTTGATACATTGCCAGGAATCTGTAAATTCCAGATTTTTCGAGTGTCCAACACATTAATGTTCAACCTTTCCCTGTTACATATTTTGACGGATATGGTCAGAATTTTAGcagattttgaataaaatgtcTTACAAAATAAACGTGGGTAATTCTCTCGAACAGGGTTGCAAaagtatcaaaatatcagcGTTCGCTACAATAATCTGAAAATGCATGCCCCAACGATCACTGTCCTCCATTCCACCGTGAGAATCTCTCAGCAGCAAGAATcgccgtttttttatatctcgtttATCCCGTCTGACCTACTCTTTTTATCTCTTAATCTAACATtcgaaacgaagttgactttatagctgtcggccaccattgctagtaccaaccactagtgtcttccttttatctataaggacttcgccgccctgggctcctaagtgtatgaaagtgtggcacggagcgacggcgccgaatacccatatttacacaaagaattttagagcgcccgccgcgggattcgaaccggcgacctctggattgtgagtccagtgcgcggtccgattgatccacacgggcgggacattcGGGACGGGACATCTAACATTCACGTTCTTCTACTATAAGCCCTGTTTTCCATCAACCCCAAATCAAAACCTATTGTGTCAACGCAGTTGAACAGAACGTAATTTGTAGTTGGTCCCATATTTTCCTCTTGCGATGATCGATTTAGATTTATTAAAACCACGATTTGCCATTAGACACACCATTTTCGGGTTTTGTGTCTTGACTACAAATggaaaatcaaacttttattcgaaaatgatatttttatggtgattttttatttcgaaaaattttaatttttaaaagctctttTAGAGataagcaaaaaaatgaaaggttttaaaatttcctacaattatCCCTTTCTGTCGATTAGACTGTTGGTTGCCGAGATACAGAatcttaacactggaacgcccaacgcatgtccaacttacacggacgcacaagcctcccaaaaaaggtggaacggtaacttcaactctaTGGTTCTCGGGcgttactcaaccaatcgggacgattcttgtttctagtgatttgttaagatgtctagatgatcctagaactttgcagaactcaatttgatcaaatctgtaatttctgcgaccgaaaacatcgtttcacCTTTATTAAAACAACTGGCTCCGTGgaatttttggtgaatttttttttacacgcgaaaaaaaaagttagaacgatgttttttatcgcaaaaattacagatttgatcaaattaagttctgcaaaggtctagaatcatctagacatcctaacaaagcactagaaagaagaatcatcttgattggttgagttttgcccaagaaccattgagttgaagttaccgttccaacttttttggagccttgggcgttggaatgttaagggGATACGGGAAGAACCGCCGTATGGATTCCACTACTCGAATTTTTAAAAGCAGTTTCAAAGAAAATGCTGTAACGTTGAAGtgttatgtttttttcagaCGAGAAAAAGGACGAAACATGCAAACTGTCGAGTTCATAAATCTAATAAGTTGATCAGGAGTTCGTAATCGCGAAGATACGTATTCCCCGACTCACGTTTCAAAAGCAGTTTCAAGAAAAACGCCAAACCTTGCAAAGTTCTCTGTTTGGCAGACGGTTAGCCTTAAATAAACAATCTgttgagtttaaaaaataatttaagtcgCATAGACATGAACGGCCGTGGCTGACtagttacggtgttcgctttgtaagcgaatggttctgggttcgatgcccatctgctccctaCGAGAAAGTTTAAAACACAGAAATTTTaattgatgaatatgaacgaaaaatcaaagaaaaatcaaaggcggggttcgattccccgtcctttggattggtaagcaaaaatgctaaccactaggacatgacgacttggtgagcgtggactggaattaggatactgttacagagagcaaGTTGTGGCGCTAAAACCATGGCAaaaagtgtccagggcattcgtggaaatacaatgtcccatcccagagggtcccggagtaccaaaccttcttagcatggtgctcccaacgaatacatacaaccaaatctcggagagtatggtggtgtgtccccacgcttcttcctcccctgtcgattcagaattgtgttgttgttcgaacactcagtgctcaaactcaacccaattacgagtcatctctgcgatacggctttacgcagtaggcctggccgttttaacgcttgtgatgtttcaatgcatttcaatgcaatggagcactacaaatgttaataaatgacaagaagagtgctaagcgtcatctaacctaaggcactctccaggatcccttcgaaagattggctgcgctagggtctgattagattagattagattagaatttaAGTCGCATAGACATTTTTTAATGGCCGACCTTTAGATTCACCTTAAAGttgaaatttaatgatttttttccttaGTGACATCTAACTGCCATTATTTTTCAACACGTGAAATCTCGGAAACTGTTGGTTTGCTTTCATTTTCTTCACAGCTAAataagtaacgtcatgattcgaaatccggacacttagtagcatatcattattGTTATAGctcgcaaaaaatcatgtaacaagttgaaaatgtagaaatatcatcaggatgtagtataaacaatcagttttaagagaatgcatgtaaaatatggcttttctaataatttttcatcagaattttaaaattaaaataacttatagtgcttcgaattccgga
Protein-coding sequences here:
- the LOC6031847 gene encoding probable cytochrome P450 313b1 yields the protein MVLLLLTAIISVLTGLLYWLHRKQYKFADRWPSVYPAYPLIGNTLKVVGMTDLQRTDLIKETFQECDRISKAWAGPKLLLLTSHPDLIQKILMSPDCLEKPFLYRFVGFELGLFTSKYHYWKGLRKRLNSTMNQKVVNSFIPIFVKYCRKTVDSLNLCEDGETIDIHKYTGLTFLEAACETTLGVDGLDRPGKKEFKEGLDKIQEVASKRMITPYLYPDVVYRMTNYFKEVSEASKIVCDFLLKLSKERKQFLISSDNDSDDTEEENDTSGKPKVFVDEILKVFNDGKVFDDTELTHNMYAIITGAIDTSGTITAHACLLMSFYPDMQNRLFEEISELYPLDNPAMDFSPEMLKQLRYTEMFLNEILRYWPAGPMVARQNIAEIELDGVRVPPGQTFVMSIEALHRRKDVWGPDADRFDPENFSEERVRQRHSFGFLPFSGGKRICFGWRYAQTAMKVMMVHLVRHFQFSTKIKPEDVRFRHDVTMKLAFEHAVQITKRNSLNA